GCGAGGCGGGTGAGCCGATCTTGTTCTATGTCAAGGCGCTGTACGACTATGCCGCCTCGATGCCGGAAGAGTTTAGCTTCACGGCCGGCGACATTATCGCCGTCACGCATACGGAACCTGACGGATGGTGGCAAGGCGAGCTgttggacgaggcgcggcgcgtgccgggcgcCAACACCTTCCCGAGCAACTTTGTAGTGCTGCTCATGTAATCGACTCGGGAACGATAAGAGTAGAGATTGGTGGCTAAGGCATTACTGCTTGTTACTAGGGTCAGCTCAAACATTCAACATACAGCTGGTAGTACACAACAGCGAGGGGGAGACCGAAGCCGAGGCCGAAGAAGGTGGTCacaccgacggcgaggcCCGTCGTGTGCTTGCGGCCCTGGGGGAAGGGAAGAGACTGGGTCAGCGCAGGTACATACAGTCTCCGAGGTGTTCTCAATGTGCACATTACGGCGCGCAATCTGCATAGCCGAGGTGGGCatgcgcgcagcacgcagcgacgaaCGCGAGGCAGCCAGGAAAACGGACATGGTGTGGTGAGGCGGCCCCGGGCGAAAACACTCGGCCGGCCATGGCCGACGCCACGTGGCTTTCCTCCCACTTTTTTGCCAGGATGCGCGGACGTGCGGCGGgggaggaggacgacgcgccgaagcggcgcagcggcaatGTGTCGCACATTGGAAACAAGCACAAGCGGCAAGATGTGTACCGTGAGTACCGCAAGGAGAAGCGCCGCGAAAAATTGCAGCGGCGTCTCAAGAccgccaaggaggagcgGACCTCGGCGGAGGGCAAGCAAAAGAAGAaggagcgcctggcgcagaACAAGACGCGCACCATTGAAAACTCGCGCACATACAATCCGACGGTGCTGAATGTGCCGAACACGCACGAGGTGCCGGCGTGGATGAAGCAGGAAAAGGcagaggcggcgcaggaggcTGGGgcggaggacgacgacgacgacgacgacgacgaggttGACGAAGACGATGAagaagaggacgacgacgacgacgacgacaaAGACAGCGACGATGAGCAGCCCGAGGAAGTCCAGGAACCCGAAGCGGCGCAAGAAGACCTGCCGGACCTGGTCGATCCCCACCAAGCCAAGtacgacgtcgacgcggatcccagcgcaccgcctgcgATCCTTATCACGACGTCGCTCCCGTCCAACTCTACATcgccgcacctcgcgtCGGCCAACGCACGCAGCCACCCTGCCGAAGCCGTGCGCGACTTTGTCAAGGAGCTCCTCAACGTCTtccccggcgccgagtaCCGCCCCCGTGCCAAGGCCAAAGGCGCGGGCCTCGGCAAGATTAGTTCCTGGGCGCGTTCGCGCCGTTACGATGCCGTGatggtcgtcggcgagtcgAACAAGAAGCCGTGCACGCtcacgctcgtgcagctccCGCTGGGTCCCACGGCGCTCTTTCGCCTGACGTCCATCTCGATGGGCAAAGGGATCTATGGCCATGCGCGGTCGACGGGCCACAGCCCCGAACTGATCCTGAACAACTTTacgacggcgctcggccaccgCGTCGGCCACATGCTGCAGCACCTCTTCCCCAAGGTCCCCGACCTCGAAGGACGCCAGGTGGTCACGGCGCACAACCAGCGCGACTATGTCTTTTTCCGGCGGCACCGCTACGAGTTCCGCTCCACGGaaaaggcggcgctgcaggagaTCGGCCCCCGCTTTACGCTCAAGCTCATCTCGATGGCCGCCGGCCTGCCCAagggcgccggcgcgtggaACGGCCGCTTtgtcgacgacctcgagaccgaggcgccgcccgccgacgaggaggacgtcgagcacgcggcgcccgacgaCGGCATCGAGTTCAAGTGGAAGCCCAAGatgagcgcgtcgcgccgcaacTTTTACCTGTAGGATGTACACTATGGCTAGACAAGCACGCCTTTGTCACACCCCAGCACGTCCTGGCGACGGTCCATAgcaagcagcgcggcgttcCGGACGTGCTCCAGGTACGCCCGCAGCAGGTTGCGCGAGCCGTCCGCGAGGGGCTCGGCCGCAGAGAACTCGGCATAGAGGCGCAAGCGCTCGTCTGCGACCAGGTTcggcagcgccagcgcgtgcgcgaggttctcgggcagcgcctggCTCGTATCCACCAGCATCAGGTGCAGGCTGAGCACAATCTCGGGGATGTAGCGCCGCCGGATcatgagcagctcgtcgaggcgcagcgcgtcctccTCCGAGACGGGCTccaaggcgatgcgcagccagccgagctccagcagctcgaggttggcaaagcgcgccgcatccaCCGCttcggcaagcgccgcgaggcctTGGTGCTGCTCCGCGCGCGAGTCCGTCTGGCAGTAGTCGCTCCAGAGGCCACGCACCGCGACGTTCTTGTTGAGCACGTCAAAGTAGCTGCGCCAgtggtcgagctcgagcactTGGTCCTCGGGCACGTCGGccgtgtcgagctgcgcaaagagctcgtggggcaggcgctgcaagaggctgtgcgccgcatgcaGGCGCCCAGACACCATAAAGACGCGCATCAGGCGGTTCGCCTGGAGGATGGCGTCCGCGTACGTAGCCTCAAAGAACGTCAGCCAGTCGACCGCCAGAAtcaggcgccgctcgttcggcgagagcgaggcgtCCCAGTCGCTCGTCGCACCGCCTTCGGCCACCGCGGGCAGGAGCGACGTAAAGATCATGTCCAccgtgcaccgcgccaCAATTGCAGGGTCCAGATTGTGCGgctgcgcctggagcagcgcccggcggcgctcctcgagcggcgcatcggtcTCCATGCCACAGAGGAACTCGGCATATacgacgtgcgcgtctTCTGTTTCAAGACTGCTCGCGTACAAGGCGACCAGCTCGCTActctgctcggcgcgctgcagcacgccgacgtaTGCGTTGAGAATCGgcgcacggagcgcgaCAGGGAGCGGGATATGCACCATATGGCAGTagaggacgaggtgcgcaaagAAGCGCACGAGACGCGCAAACTCCtcggggcgcagcgcctcgagctcggggaGACGCGCATTCACGCGCGCAATCAGGTCGGGAATCTGGTTCGTAATCACCGCCCGCTGCGTGATATGGTAGGGGTCCATCGCCGCATGCTGCAGACCGGGGCTCTTGGactgcacgagctgctcaaagATCGACTCGAGACTCTCGGAGGCCTCCGCGGACGCCTCGGgcagcgtgctcgaggtATGGGATGCACCGTCCGCGTTCCactgcgccggcgtcgcctcgaccagctcgcgctgcaggcgctgctcaaaGCGCGCATTAATGTAGCCCCACAGCTGCTCCTCCCACGTCTCGCTCACTGCAAGCACAGACGAGAGCTGGCCACAGAGCGCGCCAtacagcgcacgctcgtacGGGTCCAACGCAtggctcgtcgcggctttttcggcgacgcgccgccagaCACTGCGCATGCGGTCGCCGagtgcctcgtcgccggtcgGCTCCGCAAGCTGGGGGTTGTGGTAAAAGAGCGCACCACGCAGCGATGCTGCACGCCACGGCTGGCTCGTTTGCGAGCAGAGATGCAGCGCCTTGTCCAGCTCGCCGGCACGCACGTATTCAAAGAGGGAGCGAACGAGCGCTTTTTCGTAGTTCACGTCTTCCACGTCAAGTGATCCAGGGCCACGCACAGACGCATCGGGGTCCAGGTGCTGCACCAGGCGCTCgttgccgcggcggccggaAAGGTTCGACGgaagctgcgtgcgcttcgacgagcgcagcgcattcTTCGTAAAGGGGAGGTACCctttgcgcacctcgaTGGTGTGCTGCACAGGAAGAAGCTCCTGGAGCCATTCACGCACAATCTTGAGCTCGGTCAGCTCGGTATCGGCCTCCAAAATACGCTGCACGGTCGCAAGAGGTGTCTCGTATACGTGCGCGGCATCTGCGCGCAGGCTTGGGCGGCCTTCGATATATCGTTCACTGCGTTAGATTGGGTACGTACGAAAACAGGAGCTGGATCAGCGTCCAGGTATGTTCCTCCGTCTTCCATTCGTCCACGTTGACGTCTTCCAACGGCGCTACGACGCCGTCTTCGTCGAGCCGCGCACGTTCGGCGCAGATATCCGCAAACACAAGTGCGGTTCCCGACTCAGGGTCAAGCTGCTCTGCAAGATCGAGGCTTTTCGCGGCGCGGTACGCGTCCGCAAACGCCTCGAAACTCGACACGGGCTCCGCCATGACGGCCGCTGCGAAACAGATGCCACGTGGTACCTCCACATTTACCGTccagcggcgtgctgcacggAGCAGCACACGAGGTAGCTGACGCGTGTCTATGGGCTGAgcgagctggagcgcgtATAGAGGGGGTGAGGAGGTGACGAAGAGATGCAGTTGGATGGTGGGGGGCGGTTGGAAATGTACAAGGTCTGCTAGAGTCGCTTTGCGGCCTGCTTCTTGCGATGTGAAATACTAGCGGAATTGCCTACGTAGCGAG
This window of the Malassezia japonica chromosome 4, complete sequence genome carries:
- a CDS encoding uncharacterized protein (TransMembrane:1 (o51-72i); EggNog:ENOG503PM87; COG:S), producing MSVFLAASRSSLRAARMPTSAMQIARRNVHIENTSETSLPFPQGRKHTTGLAVGVTTFFGLGFGLPLAVVYYQLNKQ
- the RPF1 gene encoding Ribosome production factor 1 (EggNog:ENOG503NYGV; COG:A), whose product is MRGRAAGEEDDAPKRRSGNVSHIGNKHKRQDVYREYRKEKRREKLQRRLKTAKEERTSAEGKQKKKERLAQNKTRTIENSRTYNPTVLNVPNTHEVPAWMKQEKAEAAQEAGAEDDDDDDDDEVDEDDEEEDDDDDDDKDSDDEQPEEVQEPEAAQEDLPDLVDPHQAKYDVDADPSAPPAILITTSLPSNSTSPHLASANARSHPAEAVRDFVKELLNVFPGAEYRPRAKAKGAGLGKISSWARSRRYDAVMVVGESNKKPCTLTLVQLPLGPTALFRLTSISMGKGIYGHARSTGHSPELILNNFTTALGHRVGHMLQHLFPKVPDLEGRQVVTAHNQRDYVFFRRHRYEFRSTEKAALQEIGPRFTLKLISMAAGLPKGAGAWNGRFVDDLETEAPPADEEDVEHAAPDDGIEFKWKPKMSASRRNFYL
- the NUP84 gene encoding Nucleoporin nup84 (EggNog:ENOG503P0IF; COG:U; COG:Y); amino-acid sequence: MAEPVSSFEAFADAYRAAKSLDLAEQLDPESGTALVFADICAERARLDEDGVVAPLEDVNVDEWKTEEHTWTLIQLLFSERYIEGRPSLRADAAHVYETPLATVQRILEADTELTELKIVREWLQELLPVQHTIEVRKGYLPFTKNALRSSKRTQLPSNLSGRRGNERLVQHLDPDASVRGPGSLDVEDVNYEKALVRSLFEYVRAGELDKALHLCSQTSQPWRAASLRGALFYHNPQLAEPTGDEALGDRMRSVWRRVAEKAATSHALDPYERALYGALCGQLSSVLAVSETWEEQLWGYINARFEQRLQRELVEATPAQWNADGASHTSSTLPEASAEASESLESIFEQLVQSKSPGLQHAAMDPYHITQRAVITNQIPDLIARVNARLPELEALRPEEFARLVRFFAHLVLYCHMVHIPLPVALRAPILNAYVGVLQRAEQSSELVALYASSLETEDAHVVYAEFLCGMETDAPLEERRRALLQAQPHNLDPAIVARCTVDMIFTSLLPAVAEGGATSDWDASLSPNERRLILAVDWLTFFEATYADAILQANRLMRVFMVSGRLHAAHSLLQRLPHELFAQLDTADVPEDQVLELDHWRSYFDVLNKNVAVRGLWSDYCQTDSRAEQHQGLAALAEAVDAARFANLELLELGWLRIALEPVSEEDALRLDELLMIRRRYIPEIVLSLHLMLVDTSQALPENLAHALALPNLVADERLRLYAEFSAAEPLADGSRNLLRAYLEHVRNAALLAMDRRQDVLGCDKGVLV